In Oryza glaberrima chromosome 8, OglaRS2, whole genome shotgun sequence, the following are encoded in one genomic region:
- the LOC127781574 gene encoding pentatricopeptide repeat-containing protein At5g65560-like: MAAPLQSLPPSRLRPLWPPPRAARLRSLVLLVSAFSSSSRGLGSERPLPVDPGGVSGRRNQDPGDDALIWRAHRALARPDWHRSAALASLTPAQAASVAESHPIAARGLDLLLFLSRERSHSYRPGTFAALARRLVDARRYAAAGRARIHLIKSCHSKEAMARTMSFLDMLSQSGLRMGLFAYSALLIHLSRLGMTAAVMDRYHRMLSEGVQPNLLIYNAVINALCKDGNVADAETIMKKVFESEMSPDTFTYTSMILGHCRKHDLDSALQVFNQMAKEGCEPNTVTYSTLINGLCDSGRVNEAFDLIREMILHGILPTAHTCTGPIIALCDMGCYEDAWRLFVDMKNKGCEPNVYTYTALISGLCVSGILKVAIGLFHRMSRDGVFPNTVTYNALINILVENRRIKYAFVVLNLMGRNGCSPNIVTYNEMIKGYCILGDPKKAMLVMNNMLQRGHSANLVTYNTIIKGYCDSGNTTSALRILDLMRDGGCKPDEWSYTELICGFCKISKMESAFGLFNEMVDDGLCPNEVTYTALIDGYCKDEKLDTATLLEHMKRSGCRPNVQTYNVLIHGLTKQNNFSGAEELCKVMIEEGIFPNVVTYTAMIDGLCKNGSTSLALEMFNKMIEQGCLPNLLTYSSLIRALGQEGKVEEAENLFAELERHGLIPDEITYVKMIEAYIMSGKVEHAFDFLGRMIKAGCQPTLWTYGVLIKGLKNEYLLADQRLAALPDVVPNCSFGYQTTDQDAVSVMSAKLAELDPGLSVQVQNALVSSLSTAGRWFEANELLGSMISQGLCPDQEAYNSLLCSLLRVRNVDLAMGVFKHMSTQGCEVHLNGYKELICALCQLHRRKEARITFENMLMRTWNPDDVVQAVLIDGLLRDGYKDLCMEFLHIMETRRYMPSFHIYTILAREASKKR; this comes from the coding sequence aTGGCAGCGCCCCTCCAGTCGCTGCCTCCCTCTCGTCTCCGCCCCCTCTGgcctcccccgcgcgccgcccgcctgaggtcgctcgtcctcctcgtctccgccttctcctcctcgtctcgGGGCCTAGGATCTGAGCGGCCACTTCCCGTGGACCCGGGGGGCGTTAGCGGGCGGAGGAATCAGGATCCGGGCGACGACGCCCTGATCTGGAGGGCCCATCGGGCGCTGGCGCGGCCGGACTGGCACCGgagcgccgcgctcgcctccctcACGCCCGCGCAGGCCGCTTCCGTGGCGGAGTCGCACCCGATCGCCGCGCGAGGCCTCGACCTCCTGCTTTTCTTGTCGCGGGAGCGCTCGCACTCGTACCGGCCGGGCACGTTCGCCGCGCTCGCCAGGCGCCTTGTGGACGCGCGCCGGTATGCTGCCGCGGGGCGCGCGCGCATCCACCTGATCAAGTCCTGCCACAGCAAGGAGGCGATGGCGAGGACGATGAGTTTCCTGGATATGCTCAGCCAAAGCGGCCTCAGGATGGGTCTCTTCGCATATAGCGCCCTGTTGATCCATCTGAGCAGGCTTGGAATGACTGCTGCCGTCATGGACAGGTACCACCGCATGCTGAGCGAGGGTGTACAGCCAAATTTACTTATCTACAATGCTGTAATCAATGCATTGTGCAAGGATGGCAATGTAGCGGATGCAGAGACAATCATGAAGAAGGTGTTCGAATCCGAGATGAGCCCTGACACGTTCACCTACACGTCCATGATTCTTGGTCACTGTAGGAAACATGACTTGGATTCAGCATTGCAGGTTTTCAACCAGATGGCTAAGGAGGGCTGTGAGCCAAACACGGTAACATACTCGACATTAATCAATGGGTTATGTGATAGTGGGAGGGTTAACGAGGCATTTGATTTGATTAGGGAGATGATATTGCATGGTATTCTGCCGACAGCGCACACTTGTACTGGCCCTATTATTGCATTATGTGACATGGGGTGCTATGAAGATGCCTGGAGGTTGTTCGTTGATATGAAAAATAAGGGGTGTGAACCAAATGTGTATACATACACAGCACTTATCAGTGGTCTTTGTGTGTCAGGGATATTGAAAGTGGCCATTGGACTGTTTCATAGAATGTCTAGAGATGGTGTGTTCCCTAATACAGTGACATATAATGCTTTGATTAATATTCTGGTTGAGAACAGGAGAATCAAATATGCGTTTGttgttttaaatttgatggGCAGAAATGGTTGTTCACCAAACATCGTGACATACAATGAAATGATTAAGGGCTATTGCATTCTTGGTGATCCTAAGAAGGCAATGTTAGTGATGAACAATATGTTGCAGAGAGGACATTCAGCTAATCTTGTAACATACAACACCATTATCAAAGGATATTGTGACTCAGGAAATACTACAAGTGCTCTTAGGATTCTAGACCTTATGAGGGATGGTGGATGTAAACCTGACGAGTGGTCTTACACCGAACTGATATGTGGTTTTTGCAAGATAAGCAAAATGGAGTCGGCTTTTGGATTGTTCAATGAAATGGTGGATGATGGCTTATGCCCCAATGAAGTTACCTATACTGCACTGATAGATGGGTACTGCAAGGATGAGAAACTGGACACTGCAACATTGTTGGAACATATGAAGAGAAGTGGTTGCAGACCAAATGTTCAGACATACAACGTTCTTATTCATGGTCTGACTAAGCAGAATAATTTTTCTGGTGCAGAGGAACTATGTAAAGTGATGATTGAAGAAGGGATATTTCCAAATGTAGTCACTTACACTGCAATGATTGATGGGCTGTGCAAAAATGGTTCCACATCTTTGGCTCTTGAAATGTTCAACAAGATGATTGAGCAGGGTTGTTTGCCTAATCTTCTTACCTACAGTTCTCTTATCCGCGCTCTaggtcaagaaggcaaggtAGAGGAAGCTGAGAATTTGTTTGCAGAATTGGAGCGGCACGGGCTCATTCCAGATGAAATTACCTATGTTAAGATGATTGAAGCATATATCATGTCAGGGAAAGTTGAGCATGCGTTTGATTTTCTTGGAAGAATGATAAAGGCTGGGTGCCAACCAACATTGTGGACATATGGTGTTTTGATTAAAGGCTTGAAAAATGAGTACCTATTAGCTGACCAGAGACTTGCTGCCTTGCCAGATGTAGTTCCAAACTGCAGTTTTGGTTATCAAACCACTGATCAAGATGCTGTGTCAGTTATGTCTGCTAAGTTAGCAGAACTGGATCCTGGCCTATCTGTTCAGGTGCAGAATGCACTAGTTTCAAGCTTAAGTACAGCTGGGAGATGGTTTGAGGCAAATGAGTTGTTAGGAAGCATGATTAGTCAGGGTTTATGCCCAGATCAGGAGGCATATAATTCCTTATTATGCTCACTCTTGAGAGTCCGGAACGTTGACCTTGCTATGGGCGTATTTAAGCATATGTCTACTCAAGGTTGTGAGGTCCACCTTAATGGTTATAAAGAATTAATATGTGCTTTATGCCAATTACACAGAAGAAAGGAAGCCCGGATTACTTTTGAAAACATGCTCATGAGGACCTGGAATCCTGATGACGTTGTACAGGCAGTGCTCATCGATGGATTGCTCAGGGATGGATACAAAGACTTGTGCATGGAATTTCTGCACATAATGGAAACCAGACGTTACATGCCTAGCTTCCATATATACACCATTTTGGCTAGGGAGGCATCAAAAAAGAGGTAG